GGCCGGCGGCCCGCCCGAACTCGATCTGGCGAACCTGTAGGCATCGCTACCAAAACAAGTGATGAGTGCGGAGTGATGAGTGATGAGTCGAAAACTTTCATCACTCATCACTCCGCACTCATCACTTCCTTCTTATGGCCCGCATCCTCATCACCTCCGGGCCGACGCGACAATACCTCGATCCGGTCCGCTATCTCACCAACGCCTCCAGCGGGCGCATGGGCCAAGCACTGGCTGAGGCCGCGCTCGCCCGCGGACATGATGTGGTGATCGTCTCCGGACCGGTGCTGGTCGCCTATCCGGATCGCGCTCAGGTCCACGACGTCGTCTCGACCGAAGAGATGTTGGAAATCTGCCAGCGCCTGTTTCCGGAAGTCGACGGCGTCATCGGCGTCGCCGCTCCCTGCGATTACCGCCCCGAACGTGTCGCTGATCACAAGATCGCCAAGACGGGCGAACCGCTGTTGCTGCAT
The Planctomycetia bacterium DNA segment above includes these coding regions:
- a CDS encoding phosphopantothenoylcysteine decarboxylase, producing MARILITSGPTRQYLDPVRYLTNASSGRMGQALAEAALARGHDVVIVSGPVLVAYPDRAQVHDVVSTEEMLEICQRLFPEVDGVIGVAAPCDYRPERVADHKIAKTGEPLLLHLIETPDVIATLGASKTHQWVVGFALETDDQRLRALAKLERKSCDLMVLNGPEAMHSEDNSVEILDPHGAVIAAHAGPKSEVAKQIFAIIEQRLIRATE